A region from the Microcella frigidaquae genome encodes:
- a CDS encoding carbohydrate ABC transporter permease, translated as MEFWSDLFEKFGVMFLGLAAFAAVVGIVLFLADRAPKRGRDFLQLAAFLSPALILLAVGLVYPAIRTTILAFFSRQTANGSEWVGLDNFVWMFTQPEITIVIINTLIWVALVPLLSTIFGLAYAVFIDKSHGEKVLKSLVFMPMAISFVGAGIIWRFMYEYREVGFSEQIGLLNQILVWLGQDPQPFLVNSPWNTFFLIVVMVWIQTGFAMVLLSAAIKGVPVEIIEAARLDGANAWQSFWNVTVPGIRGTLVVVVTTISIATLKVFDIVRAMTGGNFNTSVVANEMYTQAFNRGETGYGSALAVVLFVMVLPIVLYNVRVMRKQKEIR; from the coding sequence ATGGAATTCTGGTCCGACCTGTTCGAGAAGTTCGGGGTGATGTTCCTCGGCCTGGCTGCGTTCGCGGCGGTCGTCGGCATCGTGCTGTTCCTCGCCGATCGAGCCCCGAAGCGCGGCAGGGATTTCCTGCAGCTCGCCGCGTTCCTCAGCCCCGCGCTGATCCTGCTCGCCGTGGGCCTCGTGTACCCGGCGATCCGCACCACGATCCTCGCCTTCTTCAGCCGCCAGACGGCGAACGGCTCCGAGTGGGTCGGTCTCGACAACTTCGTCTGGATGTTCACCCAACCCGAGATCACGATCGTGATCATCAACACCCTCATCTGGGTGGCGCTGGTGCCGCTGCTGTCCACGATCTTCGGCCTCGCCTATGCCGTCTTCATCGACAAGTCGCACGGCGAGAAGGTGCTGAAGTCGCTCGTGTTCATGCCCATGGCGATCTCGTTCGTCGGTGCCGGCATCATCTGGCGCTTCATGTACGAGTACCGCGAGGTGGGCTTCAGCGAGCAGATCGGTCTGCTCAACCAGATCCTGGTCTGGCTCGGGCAGGACCCGCAGCCGTTCCTCGTCAACTCGCCGTGGAACACCTTCTTCCTCATCGTCGTGATGGTCTGGATCCAGACCGGTTTCGCGATGGTGCTGCTGTCGGCGGCCATCAAGGGCGTGCCGGTCGAGATCATCGAGGCCGCCCGGCTCGACGGCGCGAACGCCTGGCAGTCGTTCTGGAACGTGACCGTCCCGGGCATCCGCGGCACCCTCGTCGTGGTCGTCACCACGATCTCGATCGCGACGCTGAAGGTCTTCGACATCGTCCGCGCGATGACCGGCGGCAACTTCAACACCTCGGTCGTCGCCAACGAGATGTACACGCAGGCCTTCAACCGCGGAGAGACCGGCTACGGCTCGGCGCTCGCGGTCGTGCTGTTCGTGATGGTCCTGCCGATAGTGCTCTACAACGTGCGCGTCATGCGCAAGCAGAAGGAGATCCGATGA
- a CDS encoding cystathionine beta-synthase gives MKYADSVVDLIGGTPLVRLNRVTEGISATVLAKVEYLNPGGSAKDRIATRIIDAAEREGLLKPGGTIVEPTSGNTGVGLALVAQQRGYRCVFVLPDKVGEDKRNVLTAYGAEIVVTPTAVAPEDPESYYSVSDRLAREIPGAFKPNQYANPNGPRSHYETTGPEIWADTDGRVTHFVAGVGTGGTITGTGRYLREVSADRAGGRVQIVGVDPVGSVYSGGTGRPYLVEGVGEDFWPSAYDPAVVDRIVAVSDQQAFDLTLRLAREEGLLVGGSCGMAAQGALEVARELGPDDIVVVLLPDGGRGYLGKIFNDGWMRRHGFSHATGSPTVADLLGSPARPIAHLRREHTVADAVAALEAHGGALPVVAAEPPLVLGEVIGAVDARTLLRALATGAVTPADPITAAMGPGLPLVGAHESLEAAGERFGDRAAGGQHPETLLVLDGGNPIGLLHRTDLIAALAGGAA, from the coding sequence ATGAAGTACGCCGATTCGGTCGTCGATCTCATCGGCGGAACCCCCCTCGTCCGCCTCAACCGCGTCACGGAGGGCATCAGCGCCACCGTGCTCGCCAAGGTCGAGTACCTGAACCCCGGCGGCAGCGCCAAAGACCGCATCGCGACCCGCATCATCGACGCCGCCGAGCGGGAGGGCCTGCTGAAGCCCGGCGGCACGATCGTCGAGCCCACGAGTGGCAACACGGGCGTCGGCCTCGCCCTCGTCGCGCAGCAGCGCGGCTACCGCTGCGTCTTCGTGCTGCCCGACAAGGTGGGCGAGGACAAGCGCAACGTCCTCACCGCCTACGGTGCCGAGATCGTCGTCACGCCGACGGCCGTCGCGCCGGAGGACCCGGAGTCGTACTACAGCGTCTCCGACCGTCTGGCCCGCGAGATCCCGGGCGCGTTCAAGCCCAATCAGTACGCGAACCCCAACGGGCCGCGCAGCCACTACGAGACGACCGGCCCCGAGATCTGGGCCGACACCGACGGCCGCGTCACCCACTTCGTCGCCGGCGTCGGCACCGGCGGCACCATCACCGGCACCGGTCGCTACCTGCGCGAGGTCAGCGCCGACCGCGCCGGCGGCCGGGTGCAGATCGTCGGCGTCGACCCCGTCGGCAGCGTCTACTCGGGCGGCACCGGCCGCCCCTACCTCGTCGAGGGGGTGGGAGAGGACTTCTGGCCCTCCGCCTACGACCCCGCCGTCGTCGACCGCATTGTGGCCGTGAGCGACCAGCAGGCCTTCGACCTCACACTGCGGCTCGCTCGCGAGGAGGGGCTTCTCGTCGGCGGCTCGTGCGGCATGGCCGCGCAGGGCGCCCTCGAGGTCGCGCGCGAGCTGGGCCCCGACGACATCGTCGTCGTGCTGCTGCCCGACGGCGGGCGCGGCTACCTCGGCAAGATCTTCAACGACGGCTGGATGCGCCGCCACGGCTTCTCGCACGCCACCGGCTCGCCGACCGTCGCCGACCTGCTCGGCAGCCCCGCCCGCCCGATCGCGCACCTGCGGCGCGAGCACACCGTGGCTGACGCCGTCGCGGCGCTCGAGGCGCACGGCGGTGCGCTGCCGGTGGTCGCGGCCGAACCGCCGCTCGTGCTCGGCGAGGTGATCGGCGCGGTCGACGCGCGCACGCTGCTGCGCGCGCTCGCGACCGGCGCGGTAACCCCGGCCGATCCGATCACCGCGGCGATGGGGCCGGGCCTGCCGCTCGTCGGCGCGCACGAGAGCCTCGAGGCCGCGGGCGAGCGGTTCGGCGACCGCGCGGCGGGTGGCCAGCATCCCGAGACCCTGCTCGTGCTCGACGGCGGCAACCCCATCGGGCTGCTGCACCGCACCGACCTGATCGCCGCGCTCGCGGGAGGGGCAGCATGA
- a CDS encoding DUF3105 domain-containing protein, giving the protein MPDSTSDLTVKQQREQRRAEKVAALKAKQAREKRNQRLGLIGAIVGGTAVVAIIVGVVVTSATPPVDPATIEIEGLETFDGLESLHVQTAVDYTMTPPAGGPHNPTWLNCGIYEEAVPAEYAVHSLEHSAVWVTYDPEQVQGADLDALRNAMPRSYIILSPFPGLEAPVVASAWGVQVALDGVDDPRLRDFIVKYRQSPDAPEPGALCSQALDGPGKIS; this is encoded by the coding sequence ATGCCGGACAGCACCTCCGACCTCACCGTCAAGCAGCAGCGCGAGCAGCGCCGTGCTGAGAAGGTTGCCGCCCTCAAGGCGAAGCAGGCCCGCGAGAAGCGCAACCAGCGCCTCGGGCTCATCGGCGCGATCGTCGGCGGCACGGCCGTGGTCGCGATCATCGTGGGTGTCGTGGTGACCTCGGCGACCCCGCCGGTCGACCCCGCCACGATCGAGATCGAGGGCCTCGAGACCTTCGACGGCCTCGAGTCGCTGCACGTGCAGACCGCCGTCGACTACACGATGACGCCGCCTGCCGGCGGGCCGCACAACCCGACCTGGCTGAACTGCGGCATCTACGAAGAGGCGGTGCCCGCGGAGTACGCGGTGCACTCCCTCGAGCACAGCGCGGTCTGGGTCACCTACGACCCCGAGCAGGTGCAGGGCGCTGACCTGGATGCCCTCCGCAACGCGATGCCGCGCTCCTACATCATCCTCTCGCCGTTCCCGGGGCTCGAGGCCCCGGTGGTCGCGAGCGCGTGGGGCGTGCAGGTGGCGCTCGACGGCGTCGACGACCCGCGCCTGCGCGACTTCATCGTGAAGTACCGCCAGTCGCCCGACGCCCCCGAGCCGGGCGCGCTGTGCAGCCAGGCGCTCGACGGCCCGGGCAAGATCTCCTGA
- a CDS encoding ABC transporter substrate-binding protein, giving the protein MSSTLRRRLIAPAAALGALSLVLAGCAAETDPGAGGDVDCSAYEAYGTFEGESVELYATIIDTEADALVESMADFEACTGITVEYNGTQEAETQINVRAAAGDAPDLMIIPQPGLLQRLIADGYVVPAPAAVEANVDEFWSESWKGYGTVDGTFYAAPLLASVKGYIWYSPADFADNGYEIPTTYQGLLDLTEQMTERNDGPYRPWCVGFGSGDATGWVGTDWVEDLVLRNSGPEAYDAWVAGDLKFDSPEITEAFDLVGEVLLNDQFVNGGFGGVQSIVTTTFQDGGLSILDGTCSLHHQASFYEAQWGEGVTVAPDGDVWAFLTPPIAEGDPSAVTGGGEFVAAFNDREATAALQAYLSSDTFANERVSRGGVISANKGLDPSLAGSELGRQSIEILQGEDTIFRFDASDLMPAAVGTSSFWTGMVDWVNGTPTADVLRSIDATFPQ; this is encoded by the coding sequence ATGAGTTCCACTCTCCGACGCAGGCTGATTGCGCCTGCTGCGGCCCTGGGAGCCCTGAGCCTCGTGCTCGCGGGCTGCGCGGCCGAGACCGACCCGGGCGCCGGCGGCGACGTCGACTGCTCGGCCTACGAGGCCTACGGCACCTTCGAGGGCGAGAGCGTCGAGCTGTACGCGACGATCATCGACACCGAGGCTGACGCGCTCGTCGAGAGCATGGCCGACTTCGAGGCCTGCACGGGCATCACGGTCGAGTACAACGGCACGCAGGAGGCGGAGACGCAGATCAACGTGCGTGCCGCTGCCGGTGACGCTCCCGACCTGATGATCATCCCGCAGCCCGGTCTGCTCCAGCGCCTCATCGCTGACGGCTACGTCGTGCCCGCGCCCGCCGCGGTCGAGGCCAACGTCGACGAGTTCTGGAGCGAGTCGTGGAAGGGCTACGGCACCGTCGACGGCACCTTCTACGCCGCGCCGCTGCTCGCCAGCGTCAAGGGCTACATCTGGTACTCGCCGGCCGACTTCGCCGACAACGGCTACGAGATCCCGACGACCTACCAGGGCCTTCTCGACCTCACCGAGCAGATGACCGAGCGCAACGACGGCCCGTACCGTCCGTGGTGCGTCGGCTTCGGCTCGGGTGACGCGACCGGCTGGGTCGGCACCGACTGGGTCGAGGACCTCGTGCTCCGCAACTCGGGCCCCGAGGCCTACGACGCGTGGGTCGCGGGTGACCTGAAGTTCGACTCGCCCGAGATCACCGAGGCGTTCGACCTCGTCGGTGAGGTTCTCCTCAACGACCAGTTCGTGAACGGCGGTTTCGGTGGCGTGCAGTCGATCGTGACCACCACCTTCCAGGATGGCGGCCTCTCGATCCTCGACGGCACCTGCTCGCTGCACCACCAGGCGTCGTTCTACGAGGCGCAGTGGGGCGAGGGCGTGACGGTTGCTCCCGACGGCGACGTCTGGGCCTTCCTGACCCCGCCGATCGCTGAGGGCGACCCCTCGGCCGTCACCGGTGGTGGCGAGTTCGTGGCCGCGTTCAACGACCGCGAGGCGACCGCCGCTCTGCAGGCCTACCTGTCGAGCGACACCTTCGCCAACGAGCGCGTCTCGCGCGGTGGCGTCATCTCGGCGAACAAGGGTCTCGACCCGTCGCTCGCCGGCTCGGAGCTCGGTCGCCAGTCGATCGAGATCCTGCAGGGGGAGGACACCATCTTCCGCTTCGACGCCTCCGACCTCATGCCCGCCGCCGTCGGCACCAGCTCGTTCTGGACCGGCATGGTCGACTGGGTGAACGGCACGCCGACGGCGGACGTCCTCCGCTCCATCGACGCGACGTTCCCGCAGTAA
- a CDS encoding ABC transporter ATP-binding protein, whose product MSMGGGGRGSRVSGGDHAAQRAANAQAPRIPNLLGRIAELFRPHRTALAITIALVLVSAALSVLPPLLTQQAFDVGLFPPEGTPNVPVLLQLVGAMLALWVVSAGLGIAQTHLTATVGNSVMAQLRVRLFAHLQAMELAFFTRTKTGVIQSRLQNDVGGVAGVLSNTVSSVIGNTVTVIAALVAMLLLSWQLTIVAVVLLPVLVIAQRRVGQVRARIATATQESLSDMTAITQEALSVSGILLAKSFDQQGAEVERYRVENARQRDLQVRLAMSGQWFFAMVNVFLSVIPAVVYLAAAWLLQQDVAVTAGTIVAFTTVQARLTFPLMGLMRVALDLQTSGALFARIFEYLDLQPRITDAPDAVEPDPAQRGRVRLNDVVFRYPDAPSEALPTLDGVSLTIEPGRFVAFVGPSGAGKTTISYLIPRLHEVSGGSVEVGGVDVRRLRRASLIASIGIVSQETYLFHASIAENLRYAKPDATYAELEAACRAASIHDTIAGFPDGYDTVVGERGYRLSGGEKQRVAIARVLLKDPPVLILDEATSALDAVSERVVQRALDSAASGRTTIAIAHRLSTIIGADEIHVVDRGRIVESGAHAALLAQRGLYARLVAEQAAAAAPPI is encoded by the coding sequence ATGAGCATGGGTGGGGGCGGCCGGGGGTCGCGCGTGTCGGGCGGCGACCACGCCGCACAGCGGGCGGCCAACGCGCAGGCGCCGCGCATCCCCAACCTGCTCGGTCGTATCGCGGAGCTGTTCCGCCCGCACCGCACGGCGCTCGCGATCACGATCGCGCTCGTGCTGGTCTCGGCCGCGCTCAGCGTGCTGCCGCCGCTGCTGACCCAGCAGGCCTTCGACGTTGGGCTCTTCCCGCCCGAGGGCACCCCGAACGTGCCGGTGCTGCTGCAGCTGGTCGGAGCGATGCTCGCGCTGTGGGTGGTCTCGGCCGGCCTCGGCATCGCGCAGACCCACCTCACCGCCACGGTCGGCAACAGCGTCATGGCGCAGCTGCGGGTGCGCCTGTTCGCCCACCTCCAGGCCATGGAGCTCGCCTTCTTCACCCGCACCAAGACCGGCGTGATCCAGTCGCGCCTGCAGAACGACGTCGGCGGGGTCGCCGGCGTGCTGAGCAACACGGTCTCGAGCGTCATCGGCAACACGGTCACGGTCATCGCCGCACTCGTCGCGATGCTCCTGCTGAGCTGGCAGTTGACCATCGTCGCGGTTGTGCTGCTGCCAGTGCTCGTCATCGCCCAGCGCCGGGTGGGCCAGGTGCGCGCCCGCATCGCCACGGCGACGCAGGAGTCGCTGAGCGACATGACCGCCATCACGCAGGAGGCCCTGAGCGTCTCGGGCATCCTGCTCGCGAAGAGCTTCGACCAGCAGGGCGCCGAGGTCGAGCGCTACCGCGTCGAGAATGCGCGCCAGCGCGACCTGCAGGTGCGGCTGGCGATGAGCGGCCAGTGGTTCTTCGCCATGGTCAACGTGTTCCTCTCGGTGATCCCGGCCGTCGTCTACCTCGCGGCCGCCTGGCTGCTGCAGCAGGATGTCGCCGTGACCGCGGGCACGATCGTCGCTTTCACCACGGTGCAGGCCCGCCTCACCTTCCCGCTCATGGGCCTCATGCGGGTGGCGCTCGATCTGCAGACCTCGGGCGCGCTGTTCGCCCGCATCTTCGAGTACCTCGACCTGCAGCCGCGCATCACCGATGCCCCCGACGCGGTCGAGCCCGACCCCGCCCAGCGCGGGCGGGTGCGGCTGAACGATGTCGTGTTCCGCTACCCCGACGCCCCCTCGGAGGCTCTGCCGACGCTCGACGGGGTGAGCCTGACCATCGAGCCCGGGCGCTTCGTCGCCTTCGTCGGCCCCTCCGGCGCGGGCAAGACGACCATCTCGTACCTGATCCCGCGCCTGCACGAGGTCTCCGGCGGCAGCGTCGAGGTCGGCGGCGTCGACGTGCGGCGACTGCGGCGGGCATCCCTCATCGCCAGCATCGGCATCGTCAGCCAGGAGACCTACCTCTTCCACGCGAGCATCGCCGAGAACCTGCGCTACGCGAAACCCGATGCGACGTATGCGGAGCTCGAGGCCGCGTGCCGTGCGGCCAGCATCCACGACACGATCGCGGGCTTCCCCGACGGCTACGACACCGTCGTCGGCGAGCGCGGCTATCGCCTCTCCGGCGGGGAGAAGCAGCGGGTGGCCATCGCGCGCGTGCTGCTCAAGGACCCCCCGGTGCTGATCCTCGACGAGGCGACGAGCGCGCTCGATGCGGTCTCGGAGCGCGTCGTGCAACGCGCTCTCGACTCGGCGGCGAGTGGCCGCACGACGATCGCAATCGCCCATCGGCTCTCGACCATCATCGGCGCGGACGAGATCCACGTCGTCGATCGCGGCCGCATCGTCGAGAGCGGTGCCCACGCCGCGCTTCTTGCGCAGCGCGGGCTGTACGCGCGCCTGGTCGCCGAGCAGGCTGCCGCCGCGGCCCCGCCCATCTAG
- the rplL gene encoding 50S ribosomal protein L7/L12 produces the protein MAKLTTDELIEAFKELSLIELSEFVKKFEEVFEVTAAAPVAVAAAPAAGGGAAAEEVEEKSSFDVVLEAAGDKKIQVIKEVRALTSLGLGEAKALVDGAPGVVLEGVNKETADKAKAQLEEAGATVVLK, from the coding sequence ATGGCCAAGCTCACCACTGACGAGCTCATCGAGGCGTTCAAGGAGCTCTCGCTCATCGAGCTCAGCGAGTTCGTGAAGAAGTTCGAGGAGGTCTTCGAGGTCACCGCCGCTGCGCCGGTCGCCGTCGCGGCCGCCCCCGCCGCCGGTGGCGGCGCTGCCGCTGAGGAGGTCGAGGAGAAGTCGTCGTTCGACGTCGTGCTCGAGGCCGCCGGCGACAAGAAGATCCAGGTCATCAAGGAGGTCCGCGCGCTCACGAGCCTCGGCCTCGGCGAGGCCAAGGCCCTGGTCGACGGCGCCCCCGGCGTCGTGCTCGAGGGTGTCAACAAGGAGACCGCCGACAAGGCCAAGGCTCAGCTCGAGGAGGCCGGCGCCACGGTGGTGCTCAAGTAG
- a CDS encoding DUF305 domain-containing protein has protein sequence MTGEGTATATAGGDSPGAVPSLSRTRLAVVGVLLVLVALVAGVLLGRLSSGAPAPMPSDSSAEAGFARDMQVHHGQAVEMALLVRDRSDDAEIRLLALDIATAQTQQQGQMFAWLAMWGLPQTSTAPEMEWLSRPVIDGSAGHDGHGAHVPGEPMPGVATFEQMQALQDATGVEAERIFLELMIAHHQGGVEMAEAVLARSDNPQVRALAEGMVQLQQKELDYMAELLAARS, from the coding sequence ATGACCGGCGAGGGCACCGCGACGGCGACGGCCGGGGGCGACTCGCCCGGCGCCGTGCCGTCGTTGAGCCGCACCCGCCTGGCAGTGGTCGGCGTGCTGCTGGTGCTCGTGGCGCTCGTCGCGGGGGTGCTGCTCGGGCGCCTGTCGAGCGGTGCCCCGGCGCCGATGCCCAGCGACAGCAGCGCCGAGGCCGGCTTCGCGCGCGACATGCAGGTGCACCACGGGCAGGCCGTCGAGATGGCCCTGCTCGTGCGCGACCGCAGCGATGACGCCGAGATCCGGCTCCTGGCGCTCGACATCGCCACCGCCCAGACTCAGCAGCAGGGGCAGATGTTCGCCTGGCTGGCGATGTGGGGTCTGCCGCAGACCTCGACCGCCCCCGAGATGGAGTGGCTGTCGCGCCCGGTGATCGACGGCTCGGCCGGGCACGACGGTCACGGCGCTCATGTTCCGGGCGAGCCGATGCCGGGCGTCGCGACCTTCGAGCAGATGCAGGCGCTGCAGGACGCGACGGGGGTCGAGGCCGAGCGCATCTTCTTGGAGCTGATGATCGCGCACCATCAGGGCGGGGTCGAGATGGCCGAGGCCGTGCTGGCCCGCAGCGACAACCCGCAGGTTCGGGCGCTCGCCGAGGGCATGGTGCAGCTGCAGCAGAAGGAGCTCGACTACATGGCCGAGCTTCTCGCCGCCCGCAGCTAG
- the rplJ gene encoding 50S ribosomal protein L10, with protein sequence MANKEASVAELKELFSSSTAVLLTEYRGLTVAQLKQLRTNLRADASYAVVKNTLTKIAAREAGIDSLDDMLAGPSALAFVHGDPVTVAKALRDFAKANPNLVVKGGYFDGNALSAADVMKLAELESREVVLAKLAGAVKASLFGAAYMFNAPLAQAARAVDALRQKQESGNA encoded by the coding sequence ATGGCGAACAAGGAAGCATCGGTCGCCGAGCTGAAGGAGTTGTTCTCCAGCTCGACTGCCGTCCTGCTCACCGAGTACCGCGGTCTCACGGTGGCGCAGCTGAAGCAGCTGCGCACGAACCTCCGTGCTGACGCGTCGTACGCCGTGGTGAAGAACACGCTCACCAAGATCGCGGCCCGCGAGGCCGGCATCGACTCGCTCGATGACATGCTCGCTGGTCCGTCGGCTCTGGCCTTCGTCCACGGCGACCCCGTGACGGTGGCCAAGGCCCTGCGTGACTTCGCCAAGGCGAACCCCAACCTGGTGGTGAAGGGCGGTTACTTCGACGGTAACGCGCTCTCGGCCGCCGATGTCATGAAGCTCGCCGAGCTCGAGAGCCGTGAGGTGGTGCTGGCCAAGCTGGCCGGTGCCGTCAAGGCCTCGCTCTTCGGTGCCGCCTACATGTTCAACGCGCCGCTCGCGCAGGCCGCTCGTGCGGTCGACGCCCTGCGGCAGAAGCAGGAGTCCGGCAACGCCTAG
- a CDS encoding LacI family DNA-binding transcriptional regulator gives MSILADVARKAGVSKSTASRALSGRGYVSDETRRRVEDAAAELGYVVSSTAASLVTGRTRNVAVVIPYINRWYFAEVLEGIEAALIRAGYDLTLYRLSTDSDLRRRVFDYFLVRKRVDAVISVAIDLSPHEIQMLQALGKPLVGIGGRIDGIPSLSIDDVEAARLATEHLLSLGHRRIMHVGGDQNEQMDFRVHAQRYTGFTQALRDAGVTVDDDFRQADFSIEGGYAVGLSVLGDPRTRPTAIFAGCDEIAIGISVAARQLGIGIPGELSIIGVDGHPLAEMFGLTTLAQHPETQGARAVELLLNQLEHADAAPPDEHLLLPTALTVRTSTAARRVPTA, from the coding sequence ATGAGCATCCTCGCCGACGTCGCCCGCAAGGCGGGCGTGTCGAAATCGACGGCCTCGCGCGCGCTCAGCGGACGCGGCTACGTCTCCGACGAGACGCGGCGCCGGGTCGAGGATGCCGCTGCCGAGCTCGGCTATGTGGTCTCATCGACCGCCGCGAGCCTCGTGACCGGGCGCACGCGTAACGTCGCGGTCGTGATCCCGTACATCAACCGCTGGTACTTCGCCGAGGTGCTCGAGGGCATCGAGGCCGCCCTGATCCGGGCCGGCTACGACCTCACCCTGTACCGGCTGAGCACCGATAGCGACCTCCGCCGCCGCGTCTTCGACTACTTCCTCGTGCGCAAGCGCGTCGACGCCGTGATCTCCGTCGCCATCGACCTCAGCCCGCACGAGATCCAGATGCTCCAGGCCCTGGGCAAGCCGCTGGTCGGCATCGGCGGACGCATCGACGGCATACCCTCGCTGTCGATCGACGACGTCGAGGCCGCCCGGCTCGCGACGGAGCACCTGCTCAGCCTCGGCCACCGCCGCATCATGCACGTCGGCGGCGACCAGAACGAGCAGATGGACTTCCGCGTTCACGCGCAGCGGTACACCGGCTTCACGCAGGCGCTGCGCGACGCGGGCGTCACGGTCGACGACGACTTCCGGCAGGCCGACTTCTCGATCGAGGGCGGCTACGCCGTCGGCCTCTCGGTGCTCGGGGACCCGCGGACGCGACCCACCGCGATCTTCGCGGGCTGCGACGAGATCGCCATCGGCATCAGCGTGGCGGCTCGCCAGCTCGGCATCGGGATTCCCGGCGAGCTGTCGATCATCGGCGTCGACGGCCACCCCCTGGCCGAGATGTTCGGTCTCACGACCTTGGCGCAGCATCCCGAGACCCAGGGCGCCCGCGCGGTGGAGCTGCTGCTGAACCAGCTCGAGCACGCCGACGCCGCGCCGCCGGACGAGCACCTGCTGCTGCCGACGGCGCTGACCGTGCGCACGAGCACGGCCGCGCGCCGCGTGCCGACCGCCTGA
- a CDS encoding carbohydrate ABC transporter permease, translating into MSAPAAASAAAEQTSTRAIAVAAGGGKARRVKDRLTSPWATAAAIVIAVVWTIPTFGLLVSSFRTPEEIRTNGWWNIFVSPSFTLENYVDVLTIQGASSANLGSYFVNSLVIAIPAALFPIILATMAAYAFAWIKFRGSAPLFVLIFALQIVPLQMALIPLLQIFSEVLGISGTFPAVWIAHTIFGLPLCIFLLHNFISEIPAEVIEAARVDGANHTQIFFRIIIPLSLPALASIGIFQFLWVWNDLLVALVFSGGTADVAPLTQRLAELVGNFGRNTERLPAAAFISLIVPLIVFFSLQRYFVRGLLAGSTKG; encoded by the coding sequence ATGAGCGCCCCCGCCGCTGCGTCCGCTGCCGCCGAGCAGACCAGCACCCGGGCGATCGCCGTGGCCGCCGGAGGCGGCAAGGCGCGCCGGGTGAAGGACCGCCTGACATCCCCGTGGGCGACCGCCGCCGCGATCGTCATCGCCGTGGTCTGGACCATCCCGACCTTCGGTCTTCTGGTGTCGTCGTTCCGCACCCCGGAGGAGATCCGCACCAACGGCTGGTGGAACATCTTCGTCAGCCCGAGCTTCACGCTCGAGAACTACGTCGACGTGCTGACCATCCAGGGCGCCTCGTCGGCGAACCTGGGGTCGTACTTCGTCAACTCGCTCGTGATCGCGATCCCGGCCGCGCTGTTCCCGATCATCCTCGCCACGATGGCCGCCTACGCCTTCGCGTGGATCAAGTTCCGCGGCTCGGCACCGCTCTTCGTGCTGATCTTCGCGCTGCAGATCGTGCCGCTGCAGATGGCGCTCATCCCGCTGCTGCAGATCTTCAGCGAGGTGCTCGGCATCAGCGGCACCTTCCCTGCGGTGTGGATCGCCCACACGATCTTCGGCCTGCCGCTGTGCATCTTCCTGCTGCACAACTTCATCAGCGAGATCCCCGCGGAGGTGATCGAGGCGGCGCGCGTCGACGGCGCGAACCACACCCAGATCTTCTTCCGCATCATCATCCCGCTGTCGCTGCCGGCGCTCGCCTCGATCGGGATCTTCCAGTTCCTCTGGGTCTGGAACGACCTGCTCGTGGCGCTCGTCTTCTCGGGCGGCACTGCCGACGTCGCACCGCTGACCCAGCGTCTCGCGGAGCTCGTGGGCAACTTCGGCCGGAACACCGAGCGCCTCCCCGCGGCGGCGTTCATCTCCCTGATCGTGCCCCTGATCGTGTTCTTCAGCCTGCAGCGCTACTTCGTGCGCGGCCTGCTGGCGGGCTCGACGAAGGGCTGA